One Phalacrocorax aristotelis chromosome 12, bGulAri2.1, whole genome shotgun sequence DNA window includes the following coding sequences:
- the C12H10orf71 gene encoding cardiac-enriched FHL2-interacting protein, whose product MQGNKKHTEGHSDSSSIGSLLDDADREVSSLTDRAFKSLCVAELEDSYNEPDLAISPDFALQFSAKFHPGTLNHTIKKSNVCNKLTARNNEHTIWASTFQQLPKCAPEEKRMAKNNTFATERKKLNLPVPGPRNNKHVSKVSSLIKTFDKTADEGSGGSLVAFKQPTKNSFQKCKLNHGNDMACWDDTDILSIHKDLSEFSEASQGSHCLSSKHEPQKPPNKIDLSYCGSDGYYPVLIEMSKVAKSNFYRSSKKALKNRSVKVNEPAKKGNFLHSENSAFESWNVHHKKLTEKEEFLDLKTKKEGLAYLEEAPFLKGSRTREHKFPPAKTPIAKKQEGDFQMEPNPPEAAFSIPAVYVPQSPLPSETEFPAALPPAPPPRVHAHQGPPRPPPVSQALPFPPPTQQGHSPTPPTPEAPPVPPPPMPAQLSPPATSQASISPSSASQAPSPPPPRPLATLTEEEALSPQLGNTCPPWRRQRAAKGAAEKRQTSKEKFTASDETVSLTEKVAGAEPGLDVTPLAKQVNSPGSISPSFNITELLTPIIPPKQEVDPAESELIPLTPPPTESTAARDHEGNAAGDYRSRDNYKSKASSLLFNLKDVRKRVKSIYTPSPLLRALEEKNKTRENIQESTKMNASLLTIQEKSNKNIAEKDESSDITSVLSGSVHEKDNKTDLTGHFTDNYLTLSSPQTTADLLFYQTGDNLQQDASKHEGLVKNTRGNENFPLFRHESNESDLRKRLQYPALKPFSRDNAGATAGQPVQNPSIQGEQNERQAANQNEEFAFKTSPNQLSPAEDMPYSDIQTSMVVTGREAQGKRSSSSSEQSFVSTVEQPLQEEPFPRVPLMQKACLQETQRTKSEMGADSKKNHKERGKEVGGDELQYYACISSPTGAAEKAGRVTGNEQGSLTKEKLGREKREEANSMDSASNSLRDMSTSKSEEPQTPPSSSSTKPSLFMIKDNTFRSPQVIRTVKLPLFRSFSLDDTVSSSYKEIESRFVPPAEHNKCHQNVLHTQEVGWSAPRHRGQQNVRDGATDRGKEASEPGSTSAALDPSLLEDTESFSLQKLMEEDEESCALLNKVGKMNEESVCRRQEKPQARKARHSLTQPNLRLENDQAQNNPSYPTERKTNYFKNHNLSNRRGGSCAKKIITRETISPVTGSTSEDHMHSPVSHEALEDILHTEGAPVLLDSLACAAVTSPRSGSMMHSLVASSSSDKPTRETEDVTNPALLNMALKSRADMSAEEILDSAQRNLPSDSAGEAERLQPRGPGERAAGKPPAVPPKTEKALRRAKKLASRRRKMQEQQKNHQNEHADAAGRKSSHSGQTLASPSSLGYSPLHPAPHSTFTPTETSTGRPSGASAVSPSPSSTQRKLLQDPDSGQYYVVDLPAEVNLKTFYDPETGKYVQVSVPSFEGNLYQPPSSEIVNSPYASYPRVLPLPASSVAVLKSPSQLSEPPWLMPAVPGEPAELPEEGQQGYRYAEAVGTQPDIEPASYPYSQDAEETQVHLRKDMSPTPNTDRASLTNLDDFAAEGVS is encoded by the coding sequence ATGCAGGGAAATAAGAAACATACAGAAGGACATAGTGACTCCTCAAGTATTGGGAGTCTCCTGGATGACGCAGACAGAGAGGTGAGCAGTCTCACAGACCGGGCTTTCAAAAGTTTGTGTGTGGCAGAACTCGAAGACTCTTACAATGAACCAGATCTTGCCATTTCACCTGACTTTGCCCTACAATTCTCTGCTAAATTTCACCCAGGGACGTTAAACCATACCATCAAGAAAAGCAATGTATGTAACAAGCTAACAGCAAGAAACAATGAACATACAATATGGGCTTCGACATTCCAGCAGTTACCAAAGTGTGCTCCGGAGGAGAAAAGGATGGCTAAAAATAACACCTTtgccacagaaaggaaaaagctgaatttgCCAGTCCCTGGCCCAAGGAACAATAAACATGTTTCAAAAGTGTCCTCTTTGATTAAGACATTTGATAAGACTGCAGACGAAGGGTCAGGAGGTTCCCTGGTAGCCTTTAAGCAGCCTACTAAGAATAGCtttcaaaaatgtaaattaaatcaTGGAAACGATATGGCTTGCTGGGATGACACAGACATTTTAAGCATCCACAAGGACCTTTCTGAATTTTCCGAGGCTAGTCAAGGTAGCCACTGTCTCAGCAGCAAACACGAGCCACAGAAACCACCTAATAAAATAGACCTGAGTTATTGTGGCTCTGATGGTTATTATCCTGTGCTGATTGAGATGTCAAAAGTAGCCAAGTCAAATTTTTACCGTTCATctaaaaaggctttaaaaaacagaagtgtGAAAGTTAATGAGccagcaaaaaaaggaaattttcttcacagtgagaacagtgcTTTTGAATCCTGGAATGTTCATCATAAAAAACTGACGGAAAAGGAGGAATTTCTTGATctaaaaacaaagaaggaaggtCTTGCATACCTGGAAGAAGCACCGTTTTTAAAAGGATCCCGCACGCGTGAACATAAATTCCCACCTGCCAAGACCCCTATCGCTAAGAAACAGGAGGGAGATTTTCAGATGGAGCCAAATCCACCAGAAGCTGCTTTCAGCATCCCAGCTGTATACGTACCTCAGAGCCCCCTCCCTTCAGAAACCGAATTTcctgctgcccttcctcccGCACCCCCGCCTAGGGTCCATGCACACCAGGGTCCTCCTCGGCCACCCCCTGTCTCGCAGGCGcttcctttcccaccccccacccagcaGGGCCATTCCCCAACACCCCCTACCCCTGAAGCCCCTCCGGTGCCACCACCCCCGATGCCAGCTCAGCTTTCCCCCCCTGCCACGTCCCAAGCTTCCATCTCACCCTCATCGGCGTCCCAGGCACCCAGCCCGCCTCCACCGAGACCTCTGGCCACCTTAACCGAAGAGGAGGCCCTCAGTCCCCAACTCGGCAATACCTGTCCGCCCTGGAGGAGACAGAGGGCTGCAAAAGGGGCAGCAGAGAAGAGACAGACTTCAAAGGAGAAGTTCACAGCCAGCGATGAGACGGTTTCATTGACTGAAAAGGTGGCTGGTGCTGAACCTGGTCTGGATGTGACTCCTCTGGCTAAACAGGTAAACTCCCCTGGGTCGATCAGTCCCTCTTTCAATATCACTGAACTCTTAACACCCATCATACCACCAAAACAGGAGGTAGACCCTGCGGAAAGCGAGCTGATCCCGCTGACACCTCCTCCCACTGAGAGCACTGCAGCAAGAGACCACGAGGGGAACGCGGCTGGCGATTACAGGTCTAGGGATAATTACAAGTCGAAAGCGTCAAGTCTGTTATTTAACTTGAAGGATGTGCGTAAACGTGTTAAAAGCATTTATACCCCTTCTCCCCTGTTAAGGGCcttggaggagaaaaataaaactaggGAAAATATACAGGAGAGTACAAAAATGAACGCCTCCCTCTTGACTAtacaagaaaaaagcaacaaaaatattgcagagaAAGATGAATCGAGTGATATAACCTCCGTATTGTCTGGCAGTGTTCATGAAAAGGACAATAAAACTGATTTAACTGGACACTTTACAGACAATTACCTGACTTTGAGTTCACCCCAAACAACAGCAGACCTTTTATTTTACCAAACTGGAGACAACTTGCAGCAAGATGCGTCAAAACACGAAGGTCTGGTTAAAAACACAAGGGGTAATGAAAACTTCCCCTTGTTCAGACACGAATCAAATGAATCTGATTTAAGGAAACGTCTGCAGTATCCAGCACTGAAACCATTCAGTAGAGACAATGCAGGTGCAACAGCAGGGCAGCCCGTGCAAAATCCCAGCATCCAGGGTGAGCAAAATGAGAGACAGGCTGCTAATCAGAACGAAGAGTTTGCCTTCAAAACAAGCCCAAaccagctctccccagcagaGGATATGCCTTACAGTGACATCCAAACCAGTATGGTTGTAACTGGCCGTGAAGCACAAggcaagagaagcagcagttcTTCGGAGCAATCTTTCGTCTCCACGGTGGAGCAGCCACTTCAGGAGGAGCCATTTCCACGGGTGCCCCTGATGCAGAAGGCGTGCCTTCAAGAAACCCAGAGGACTAAGAGTGAAATGGGTGCAGACAGTAAGAAAAACCacaaggagagagggaaagaggttGGGGGAGATGAACTGCAATATTATGCTTGCATCAGCTCTCCTACTGGTGCAGCAGAGAAGGCGGGTAGGGTTACTGGGAATGAACAGGGGAGCTTGACGAAGGAGAAactgggaagagagaaaagggaagaggcCAACAGCATGGATTCTGCTTCCAACAGTTTAAGGGACATGTCCACCTCCAAATCCGAGGAGCCACAAACACCCCCATCTTCAAGCTCAACCAAACCCAGTCTGTTTATGATTAAAGATAACACATTCAGGTCACCTCAGGTAATAAGGACTGTCAAGCTGCCCCTGTTCAGGTCCTTTTCCCTGGACGATACAGTGAGCAGCAGTTATAAGGAAATAGAAAGTAGGTttgtgcccccagcagagcataACAAGTGTCACCAAAACGTGTTGCATACCCAGGAGGTAGGCTGGTCGGCACCGAGGCACAGAGGGCAGCAGAATGTGAGGGATGGAGCAACTGACAGAGGGAAAGAGGCCAGTGAGCCTGGATCTACTTCAGCAGCACTGGATCCCAGTCTTCTGGAAGATACAGAGAGCTTTTCATTACAGAAGCTGATGGAAGAAGATGAAGAGTCTTGTGCTTTGTTAAATAAAGTTGGGAAAATGAATGAGGAAAGTGTCTGCAGGAGGCAAGAGAAACCCCAGGCTAGGAAGGCAAGACACAGTTTAACACAGCCAAATTTACGTCTGGAAAATGATCAAGcacaaaacaaccccagctATCCCACAGAAAGAAAGACGAATTACTTTAAGAATCATAATTTATCTAACCGCAGAGGTGGCTCTTGTGCgaaaaaaataatcaccagGGAGACCATTTCCCCTGTGACTGGCTCCACATCAGAGGACCACATGCATTCTCCTGTATCCCATGAAGCTCTAGAGGACATCCTGCATACAGAAGGTGCCCCGGTTTTGTTAGACAGTCTTGCGTGCGCTGCTGTTACCAGCCCCAGGTCAGGCAGCATGATGCACTCTCTTGTTGCCAGTTCATCATCAGACAAGCCAACAAGAGAGACAGAGGATGTTACAAACCCTGCCTTGCTCAACATGGCACTAAAGAGCCGAGCTGATATGTCTGCAGAAGAGATACTTGATTCAGCACAGAGGAATCTGCCTTCTGATTCTGCAGGGGAAGCTGAGAGACTGCAGCCCAGGGGGCctggggagagagcagcaggcaagCCTCCCGCTGTGCCACCAAAAACGGAAAAGGCCCTGCGGCGGGCCAAAAAGCTGGCaagcaggagaaggaaaatgcaagagcagcagaaaaaccATCAGAATGAGCATGCAGATGCTGCAGGCAGAAAGTCTTCTCATTCTGGACAGACCCTAGCATCTCCCTCATCCTTGGGATATTCTCCTCTCCATCCTGCCCCTCACTCAACTTTCACTCCCACAGAAACCAGTACAGGAAGACCCAGTGGTGCATCAGCAGTAAGCCCTTCACCTTCCTCAACCCAGCGTAAACTCCTCCAAGACCCTGACTCTGGCCAATACTATGTAGTTGATTTACCAGCTGAAGttaatttaaagacattttatgaCCCAGAAACTGGCAAATATGTTCAAGTCTCGGTGCCTTCCTTTGAAGGGAACTTATACCAGCCCCCCTCTTCAGAAATTGTGAATTCTCCCTATGCCTCCTACCCTAGAGTGCTGCCTTTACCAGCTTCATCTGTAGCAGTGCTGAAGTCACCTTCTCAGCTTTCCGAACCTCCCTGGTTAATGCCAGCTGTACCAGGAGAACCAGCTGAACTACCTGAAGAAGGCCAGCAGGGCTACAGATACGCTGAAGCTGTGGGGACCCAGCCTGATATTGAACCAGCCTCTTACCCCTACAGCCAAGATGCTGAAGAAACTCAAGTTCACTTACGAAAGGACATGAGCCCAACCCCAAATACTGACAGAGCGTCCCTCACCAATTTAGATGattttgctgcagaaggagTATCTTGA